From the Rhodoferax mekongensis genome, one window contains:
- a CDS encoding winged helix-turn-helix domain-containing protein — MTSHEAAESATDLAERHKKMILEALRKHGPMGKDSIATRTGLDGVQVARRMKELETAGLAEPTGKRVPSATGRSEREWRALGM, encoded by the coding sequence ATGACCAGTCACGAAGCGGCTGAGAGTGCCACAGATCTGGCGGAGCGCCACAAAAAAATGATCCTCGAAGCACTGCGTAAGCACGGTCCCATGGGTAAGGACAGCATCGCAACCCGAACTGGGCTTGATGGTGTGCAGGTAGCCCGGCGCATGAAGGAGCTTGAGACGGCTGGCCTTGCAGAGCCAACAGGCAAGCGTGTGCCAAGCGCAACGGGACGCAGCGAGCGCGAATGGCGAGCACTGGGAATGTGA
- a CDS encoding DUF1367 family protein, with product MMKAPGGALIPFDDDQADKVRKFKPGAVIRADFKEMRNGSYFRKWWTLVDYAFDLWSDGIDLMQYEGRDVLPNKERFRKELTIMAGYFHPVYSIDGSFTLEADSLQWSKMSEETFDKLYQATITAVLSKVLAHKNISREELDRAVDNLLRFA from the coding sequence ATGATGAAGGCTCCCGGCGGGGCCTTGATCCCATTCGATGATGACCAAGCCGACAAGGTGCGCAAGTTTAAGCCCGGCGCCGTCATCCGGGCAGACTTCAAAGAGATGCGCAATGGCTCGTACTTCCGCAAGTGGTGGACCCTTGTGGACTACGCCTTCGACCTGTGGAGCGATGGCATAGACCTGATGCAGTACGAAGGGCGTGACGTGCTCCCCAACAAGGAGCGCTTCAGGAAAGAGCTGACCATCATGGCCGGCTACTTTCACCCGGTCTACAGCATCGATGGCAGCTTCACTCTGGAAGCCGACTCGCTGCAGTGGTCGAAGATGTCCGAAGAGACATTCGACAAGCTGTACCAAGCCACCATCACCGCCGTCCTGAGCAAGGTACTGGCGCACAAGAACATCAGCCGCGAAGAGCTTGACCGCGCGGTTGACAACCTCCTGAGATTCGCATGA
- a CDS encoding RusA family crossover junction endodeoxyribonuclease: MIDTYSLTLPLPPSVNHYYLRNKQGGMRVSVEGEDFRWQVMQAVKQSKMPKLKGRICLVARIFPKDKRITDIDNRIKALQDALQIAGAFENDSQIDELHIMRGAIVSGGRAEVLIGEILAKQE, translated from the coding sequence ATGATTGACACCTACTCCCTGACACTCCCACTCCCCCCATCGGTGAACCACTACTACTTGCGCAACAAGCAGGGAGGTATGCGCGTTTCCGTTGAGGGTGAGGACTTCCGCTGGCAGGTCATGCAAGCGGTCAAGCAAAGCAAGATGCCCAAGCTCAAGGGGCGCATCTGTCTGGTCGCCCGGATCTTCCCCAAGGACAAGCGGATCACCGACATTGACAACCGCATCAAGGCGCTGCAGGACGCGCTGCAGATCGCGGGCGCATTTGAGAACGACAGCCAGATCGATGAGTTGCACATCATGCGCGGCGCCATCGTCTCTGGTGGCCGGGCTGAGGTTTTGATTGGAGAGATCCTTGCAAAGCAAGAATAA
- a CDS encoding peptide chain release factor family protein → MTEQEQKAFDQMRETLEEIICAHPVTSTMRQVHAIVAGRNALAAANAVSHTKPETTPLPEGGAITSESAANAVQPQAQGEWKHCTPELLSSGVSCKDTPRRPCECEHGGSHDHWIAHPQATEPQAQVKLNPADLVFTVEVQHMGGFARVNTSGVRVTHVPTGISVVSTRERSRHANRQIAIDCLKKALAATPEAP, encoded by the coding sequence ATGACCGAGCAAGAACAAAAAGCATTTGACCAGATGCGGGAGACGCTGGAAGAAATCATATGCGCTCACCCTGTAACCAGCACCATGCGACAAGTACATGCAATCGTTGCAGGCCGCAACGCCCTCGCCGCAGCAAATGCCGTATCACACACGAAACCGGAAACAACCCCATTACCAGAGGGCGGGGCTATCACATCCGAATCCGCAGCCAATGCCGTGCAGCCGCAAGCGCAGGGGGAGTGGAAGCACTGCACACCCGAGTTGCTTTCCTCTGGCGTGAGCTGCAAAGACACACCTCGCCGCCCTTGCGAGTGCGAGCATGGCGGCTCTCACGATCATTGGATTGCCCACCCCCAAGCCACCGAGCCGCAAGCGCAGGTAAAACTCAATCCCGCTGACCTTGTGTTCACAGTTGAGGTGCAGCACATGGGAGGCTTTGCTCGGGTCAACACAAGCGGGGTTCGAGTTACCCATGTGCCAACTGGAATTTCAGTCGTCTCCACAAGAGAGAGAAGTCGGCATGCGAACCGGCAGATTGCGATTGATTGCTTGAAAAAAGCTCTTGCGGCAACACCGGAGGCGCCATGA
- a CDS encoding ead/Ea22-like family protein, which yields MADQELRRLAEDATQGEWHWDCDEVKGDPFGRVRYQVITSGKTITKIYYSSYEGGPTNAKDDAAYIAAANPAAILELLDRLEKAEKDAERLVWAMHNMSNPFGRHEFGFSQHVLEQGSTGDINDCRTYIDAQMEASK from the coding sequence ATGGCTGATCAAGAACTTCGACGACTTGCGGAGGATGCTACTCAGGGTGAGTGGCACTGGGATTGCGACGAAGTTAAGGGCGACCCGTTCGGCAGGGTTAGATACCAAGTAATAACGTCTGGCAAGACGATTACGAAGATTTATTACAGCAGCTATGAGGGCGGGCCAACTAATGCAAAAGATGACGCCGCCTACATCGCAGCAGCAAACCCCGCCGCAATCCTTGAGCTGCTAGATCGGCTGGAGAAGGCTGAGAAAGATGCGGAGCGGCTTGTATGGGCTATGCACAACATGAGCAACCCGTTTGGACGGCACGAGTTTGGATTCAGCCAGCATGTGCTTGAGCAGGGAAGCACTGGCGACATCAACGATTGCCGCACGTATATCGACGCCCAAATGGAGGCAAGCAAATGA
- a CDS encoding helix-turn-helix transcriptional regulator, which translates to MTLKELRKQILKLTQAEFAEQLGVSVRTYIRYEHDGAPEPILKLAGHIAAEHLAKAKDDN; encoded by the coding sequence ATGACCCTGAAAGAACTGCGCAAGCAGATCCTCAAGTTGACCCAAGCCGAGTTCGCAGAGCAGCTTGGGGTTTCGGTGCGTACCTACATACGCTATGAGCACGATGGCGCTCCTGAGCCCATCCTGAAGCTCGCCGGGCACATTGCCGCAGAGCACCTAGCAAAGGCGAAAGATGACAACTGA